A single Pan troglodytes isolate AG18354 chromosome 19, NHGRI_mPanTro3-v2.0_pri, whole genome shotgun sequence DNA region contains:
- the LOC112206053 gene encoding small ribosomal subunit protein uS5-like produces MPVQKQTCPSQRSRFKAFVAIRDYNGRVSLGVKCSKEAATAVRGITVLTKLSTVPVQRPLGDQDCKPHTVPCKMTGCCGSMLLHLIPAPRGTGILLASVPKKMLLMSSIDNCYTSARSCSATLGNFAKATFDAISKTYSYLPPDLWEETVFTKSSSQ; encoded by the coding sequence ATGCCAGTGCAGAAGCAGACCTGCCCCAGCCAGCGCAGCAGGTTCAAGGCGTTTGTTGCCATCAGGGATTACAATGGCCGTGTCAGTCTGGGTGTTAAGTGCTCCAAGGAAGCAGCCACTGCTGTCAGAGGGATCACTGTCCTGACCAAGCTCTCTACTGTCCCCGTGCAGAGGCCACTGGGGGACCAAGATTGCAAGCCCCACACTGTCCCTTGCAAGATGACAGGCTGCTGCGGCTCCATGCTGCTGCACCTTATTCCTGCACCCAGGGGCACTGGCATCCTCTTGGCCTCTGTGCCCAAGAAGATGCTGCTGATGTCCAGTATTGACAACTGCTACACCTCAGCCAGGAGCTGCAGTGCCACCCTGGGCAACTTTGCCAAGGCCACCTTTGATGCCATCTCCAAGACCTATAGCTACCTGCCCCCTGACCTCTGGGAGGAGACTGTGTTCACCAAGTCTTCCTCTCAGTAA